In a single window of the Carassius carassius chromosome 26, fCarCar2.1, whole genome shotgun sequence genome:
- the LOC132105561 gene encoding forkhead box protein P2-like isoform X3, whose product MMSPQVITPQQMQQILQQQVLSPQQLQALLQQQQAVMLQQQHLQEYYKKQQEQLHLQLLQQQHPGKQVKEQQQQQQQQQLAAQQLVFQQQLLQMQQLQQQQHLLNMQRQGLLSLPPGPGQPTLPGQTLPPAGLSPAELQQLWKDVTSSHTMEDNGLKHSGLDLSTTNNSSSTSTSNPKASPPITHHGISNGQSPALNNRRESSLHEETGASHSLYGHGVCKWPGCESICDDFGQFLKHLNNEHALDDRSTAQCRVQMQVVQQLEIQLSKERERLQAMMAHLHMRPSEPKPSPKPLNLVSSVTMSKNLPSVSPPNLPQTPTTPTTPVTPLSQMPQVPNVLSPANVPSMGAMRRRHTDKYSMALSSEIAPNYEFYKNADVRPPFTYATLIRQAIMESGDMQLTLNEIYSWFTRTFAYFRRNAATWKNAVRHNLSLHKCFVRVENVKGAVWTVDEMEYQKRRSQKITGSPTLVKNLPSSLGYGAALNASLQAALAETSLPLLGNPGLMNSASGMMGASPPGLMSVSPTGLLQGSMHEDLNGTLDHLDTNGHSSPGYSPQTQMPPIHVKEEPLNMDDEDCPMSLVTTANHSPELDDDRELEEGNLSEDLE is encoded by the exons ATGATGAGTCCACAGGTGATCACACCCCAACAGATGCAGCAGATCCTTCAACAGCAGGTCCTTTCCCCCCAACAGCTCCAAGCCCTCCTACAACAACAACAAGCAGTCATGCTTCAGCAG CAACACCTGCAAGAGTATTATAAGAAACAACAGGAACAACTCCATCTACAGCTTTTGCAGCAACAGCACCCAGGAAAACAAGTGAAAGAG caacagcaacaacagcagcagcagcagttggCAGCACAGCAGCTGGTGTTTCAGCAGCAGCTCTTGCAAATGCAGcaactgcagcagcagcagcatctgcTCAACATGCAGAGGCAGGGCCTCCTCTCTCTGCCCCCCGGCCCAGGACAGCCCACCCTCCCCGGACAGACTCTGCCACCAG CTGGTCTAAGCCCCGCTGAACTCCAGCAACTTTGGAAAGACGTCACCAGTAGCCACACCATGGAGGACAATGGACTAAAACACAGCGGTCTGGACCTGAGCACCACCAACAACTCGTCCTCTACCTCCACCAGCAACCCCAAAGCTTCTCCTCCAATCACCCATCATGGCATCTCCAACGGCCAGTCCCCGGCCCTCAACAACCGAAGAGAGAG TTCGTTGCATGAAGAGACCGGAGCATCACACTCTCTCTATGGTCATGGAGTGTGCAAGTGGCCAGGATGTGAAAGTATTTGTGACGACTTCGGACAGTTTTTGAA GCACCTTAACAATGAACACGCTCTGGACGACAGGAGTACAGCCCAGTGCCGAGTACAGATGCAAGTGGTACAACAGCTAGAGATACAG CTTTCTAAAGAACGTGAGCGTCTTCAGGCGATGATGGCACACTTGCACATGAGGCCCTCAGAGCCCAAACCATCACCAAAACCG cTGAATCTCGTCTCCAGCGTCACCATGTCAAAGAACCTCCCATCTGTCTCGCCCCCTAACTTACCTCAGACACCCACCACACCCACCACTCCAGTCACACCCCTTTCCCAGATGCCCCAGGTGCCCAACGTCCTGAGTCCTGCCAATGTGCCCAGCATGGGTGCAATGCGCAGACGCCACACCGACAAATACTCCATGGCCTTGTCCTCAG AGATTGCCCCAAACTACGAGTTTTACAAGAACGCCGACGTCAGGCCGCCGTTTACTTATGCAACCCTCATCAGGCAG GCTATCATGGAGTCAGGTGACATGCAGCTAACACTCAACGAAATCTACAGCTGGTTCACGCGCACCTTCGCCTACTTCAGACGCAACGCCGCCACCTGGAAG AATGCAGTGCGACACAACCTCAGCCTGCACAAGTGTTTCGTCCGGGTGGAGAACGTAAAGGGTGCCGTGTGGACCGTGGACGAAATGGAATATCAGAAACGCAGATCTCAGAAGATAACAGg GAGCCCAACGTTGGTTAAGAACCTGCCATCCAGTCTGGGTTATGGGGCGGCTCTCAACGCCAGCTTacag gCTGCGTTGGCGGAGACCTCTTTGCCGTTGCTGGGTAATCCAGGCTTGATGAATAGCGCGTCAGGTATGATGGGGGCGAGTCCTCCAGGACTGATGAGCGTCAGCCCGACTGGCCTATTACAGGGCAGCATGCATGAAGATCTCAACGGCACACTAGATCACCTTGACACTAACGGACACAGCAGTCCTGGATACTCCCCACAGACCCAAat GCCTCCAATTCACGTCAAGGAGGAGCCACTAAACATGGATGACGAGGACTGTCCGATGTCATTGGTGACCACAGCCAATCACAGtcctgagctggatgatgaccgGGAGCTTGAGGAGGGCAACCTATCGGAGGATCTGGAATGA